The following is a genomic window from Salmo salar chromosome ssa23, Ssal_v3.1, whole genome shotgun sequence.
gttttaaagtcacaattggTCTCATggagaaatccctgagcggtttcctttctctctggcaactgagttaggaaggacgcctgtatcttttccAGTgaagaagacatggatgtctcatggtatggtggggtatgcaaaatgggtgaACTTTGAGCACCTTGATCTTCTGAATGTTTTGACAATGTTTTGCCACTTTTTCCGTGGACAAACATGAATGGGAGGTTTTtgttgtttaaatcaaaaggTACACTGTCAAAAAGCGATTGAATTCATATGGATTTACCCAGTCATTAGTTTCAGACTGTATATCAAGAATTTGTTTAAAAGTCTGATATATTGGGTAAGGTAGGCGATGTGAAGTTGATAATACCTGGGCTATTTACTGGGACGCATCATGCGTGTTCAGTCCAATAATGAATAAAAAATTCACAAACAAAAGCTAACTGTTGGATTACCACCGTACTCAGTTAGCCTCAGTACTCAGCCTTTGTTAGCCTTAGCCTATAGCTGGTTTTCAAATACATTTGTTTATGTAACTTCACTTACATCTGACACAACAAGACAGGAAATAGAGGTAGAGCCCTATTTCTTGTCTCTTTTCAGCATTTTAAGTTTTCATCAAATTTCATCCTTTCTCCTTTCCTCCAGACCTCCAGCGGCTCACTGTCTCTGAAGAGAAGGTTAATTCGGGGCAGCAGGAGTGGAGCTCCGATCTGGGGCCAGTGGAGTCTGATACCGAAGAGTCTACATGGAACTCTTTCAACATCGTAACGGTAGAGAACCAAAGAGAATCTGATGGCGACGGCAACAGAGAATCTGATGGCAACAGAGAGTCACTGGTTGATTCTGATTATCAGCCCCCCTCTGAAGTAAAACCAGAAAGTGACAATGATGAAAGTAATAGCGGAAAAGCGGATGGAGTGGAGAAGAGAATACCTCTGTCGGGGTCAAAGAGACGAAGAGGACGGCCAAGAAAAGAAGCCAGTGAGTTGACGGATCTGAAGTGTGATGTGTGCGTAAAATACTTTGCGACAGCAAGTGGTCTGAAAAGGCACCTGCAGTTGCGGCACAGTGAAGACAGACCGTACATGTGCGATACATGTGGCCAGTGTTTCGCCTTAAACCGATACCTGACCCGACACATGAAGATTCACACAGTGGAGAGACCACATCGCTGCACCGTATGTGGCAAACGTTTCTTTCACAAGGAAAGCCTGAAAAATCATATGGTTAATCTTCATACAGGGCTGATTTTTAAATGTGATTTGTGTGGGAAATGCTTGTCGACAAAAGGTCGTCTGAAACTGCATAGGCAAAATCACACTGGGGAAAAATCGCATCCGTGCAAAGAATGTGACAAGGCTTTCTACTGCGAGTCAGACCTGACGAAGCATACGAGGACTCACACTGGGGAGAAACCGTTTCAGTGCAAAGAATGTGGCAAGTGCTTCGGCGAGAAGGGAAGCCTGACGAAGCATATGATGACTCACACACAGGAGAAACCACATCGCTGCAACGAATGTGGCAGACGCTTCAATCTCAAGGGAAACCTGACAGTGCATATGAGGACTCATACGGGGGAAGGAGTTCAATGTCATTTGTGTGGAATTTACTTGAAGTTAGCAGCAAGTCTGAAGAGACACCTGCGAACTCACAGAATAAATATTCCCAATGACTGAGAACACATAACAATGCACGTTGTGTAAAATGTATTGTTGGATGGTAGAGACTATATCAAGAGGACACCCCTCAGGTCACGGCTCTTGGTACAGTCTGAAATCTGGGAATCTGTTCAATGGCCATTTTTACAGCACgttatcaaattcaaatcaactgTATTTATTACGCCCTTTTTACAAACGTTACTCTCTCAAGTCCAAGTTAGTTAGACATTTTCAGAACTGAAGAAGTCTGTGAAGATAAATCACATCCCACAACATTTGTTGTGTAGATTTAGTTATATGCCTTCACCCCCAAATGAATGGAAAAGATAAGAAACCAAATCGAACCAGGAAATTTGATGGTtctcagcaggtagcctagtggttagggtgttgggccagtaaccaaacggttgctggatcaaatccctgagctgacaaggtaaaaatctgtcgttctgcccctgaacaaggcagttaacccactgttccccgctaggccatcattgtaagtaagaatttgttcttaaaactgacttgcctagttaaataaaggttacatttaaacatTTCCATTCATTTGGGATTCAAATCtaatttcatttgtcacatgcttcgtaaacaacaggtgtagactaacagtgaaattcttacttacaggaCCTTCCCAACAATATAGAGAAATAATAATACacaaacaataacaataacatggctatatacacgggttaccagtaccgagtcgatgtgcaggggttgGATTTACACAACAGATTGCCTGAGATGTTGTCATAGCTCAACATCATTCTTCTTTTAAAGTCTGAAAACCTATGACAAACTTTAATTTTCAGTGAAATCTCCTCTTTTTAATTTCTAAGAAATTGAATTTGTTATGATTTTTTTCTGACACATGACAGCTACTGTCATATGTCTGTTAACAAAGTTCTAATGGTGTGTGATGTGGTGAAACTTTATAGCAGGTTTGAAACATGTTGTAGTTTGTTGTACATGGTTACTTTATGGGAATAAAATGGACAGAGCACAGACGAAGGACGTTTTTTCAAAAGATATTGTTTGTACCAGGGAGagatctttttatttattttttattttatttttatatttaacctttatttaactaggcaagtcggttaagaacacattcttatttacaatgacggtctaccctggccaaacccggacgacgctgtgccaattgtgcaccgccgaTCTAGGCCTACATAATCAGTAATTAtagtttatttaatttttttatttttcaacagaaaacattttcaaggtctctattttaacaaactaAACACAATTGTGAATCTTGAGCTGCCATTGTTGATAAAAGTTGTTCTTTATAATTTTGAAATAAACGTGTACAATTAACTGGTTGAAGAGAGAACCAATTCGCACCGACTGCATAAAAACTGATCCACTGGAACAAGCCCACGCCTTCTAATGCCTCAACTGCACAGGACAGACAACAAGGTATGAGGTAAGAGTGTAACAGTGGACATTGTTTTTAAAGTATTGCGTGATAGTGGACTTCTTAAGTTGCCCGCTCTATGAGATTTTTGTGGTATGTGTACAACTAAGAGATGCAAAGAATTCGGATTGAAAAACGTCTTTTAGTTATAAGCTTTAAGGCTGAAAGTATAGGCTTCAGGTATAGGATGATCAGGGACAATCAATTATTCATCAGGAGCAGATTACTCCATACAAAATTAAGCAAGATCATGAATGAGCGGCTTTAGGAGAAAATGTATGAGTAATGCTCTTAAGtaatagaaaaatatattttctggAAAGTATACATTTGATTCAATGTGTCAATAACAGCAGTCTGGCCACTAACTCATCACCCTGAGATGCATTTCAAAACAGATTACCAGAAATTGTTTCTAATAAAGTCATCTTTGTGAAGACTTCCACAGACTTTAACAGTAGACCTGTGACCGCAGCCTGGTCTCAGacaagacataacatagtaaatgtaatattacactgaacaaaaatataaacgcaacatgtaaagtgttggtctcatgtttcatgagctgaaataaaagatcccagaaatgtaccatatgcacaaaaagcttatttctctcaattttgttcacaaatgtgtttacatccctgttagtgagcatttcttctttgccaagataatccatccacctgacaggtgtggcatatcaagaagctgactaatcagcatgatcattacacaggtgcaccttgtgctggggacaataaaaggcaactctaaaatgtgcagttttgtcacacaacacaatgccacagatgtctcaagttttgatggagtgtgcaattggcatgctgactgcaggaatgcccacaagagctgttgccagataatttaatgttaatttttctaccatAGAAAAGTATGTCCAACAGgcttcacaactgcagaccatgtgcaaccacgccagctcaggacctccacatctggcttcttcacctgtgggattgtctgagaccagccactcagaCAGCTGATGGAAATGTGTGTTTGCAGagccgaagaatttctgcacaaactgtcagaaaccgtctttGGGAAGCTCATCTGTCTGCCCCTCGTTCTCAACAGGGTCTtgcctgactgcagttcagcgtcgtaactgactttagtgggcaaatgctctccttcgatgaccactggcatgctggagaactCTGGgtttcacggatgaatcccgggttcaactgtactgggcagattgcagacagcgtgtatggcgtcatgtgggcggacagtttgctgatgtcaacattgtgaacagagtgccccatggtggcggtgggtttatggtatgggcaggcataagctttgTACAACgaaaacaattgcattttattgatgggaattcaatgcacagagataccatgacgagatctttaggcccattgtcgtgccattcatccgccaccatcacctcatgtttcagcatgataatgcacagccccatgtcgcaaggatctgtacacaattcctggaagctaaaaatgtccaagttcttccatggcctgcatccttaccagacatgccacccattgagcatgtttgggatgctctggatcgatgtgtacgacagcgtgttccaattcccgccaatatccagcaacttcacacagccattgaagaggaataggacaacattccataggccacaatcaacagctccCCTAAGCGAAGGAGATGTCGctttgcatgaggcaaatggtggtcacaccagatactgactggttttctgatccacgcccccccccttttttttcaaGGTAtctaaatccatagattagggcctaatgaatttatttcaattgacggatttccttaaaatctttgaaattgttgcatgttgcgttttttaatttttgttcagtgtagtaactAGTAGCACGTGTTTGTATCCATTCTCTCATTGTCTGTTCCTACTGTTGTTTTGGGGTCTGTTCAAGAGGGTACAACGTTATAGCTTCCGATAGAAATGCATTGTAGATCAAGTTTAGCGTAATGTCACGTAGAGCTGTGAGCCGTGTCGGCTCCAAACATTTCTACCTGCAACGTTGCGAATATCTTCACTCACCATATActtactggttttctgatccacgtccttcccttcagtggcgattttagcatgtaaatcttgtttTGGCAAACTtaactttttcatttttttatgcaTGCCTGCAAAGCCAcagcacaacactaaacaatgcaTTAATTGCCCTATAAcgatgacaaacggtgcccacaaactgttatggcctacataaagctgtcccaactgcagagctttcctttcagcaccatggagtgaatccttaccaccgctacacatGCCACACATCaatggagccttgtctggcagcaaaacagttcctTCAGCCTCATTTAATGCCTTTTTAAAAACCATAGCTGATTATAGCTAATAGCTaatcttttcttcgcatatcttttatatattttttctaaaaactctactttaaaacactctcctgcaacccgcctcaccaatttgtGGTGCgaatctgtttaaaaaaaaaagtattattcacctcaaatctgaaatccacaatccacaacagaagctagccagaagtattcagctaaccacggttggcggacatcagctatcctttagctcgaaaagctatcgccagttttgtacaacgcgactcagaccagagcataccagacctattttctctccatatccctggatttctaccgcaagctccggacatttacacctggatcttgcagctagctagctgctatccgattgactattggctaacgtcggtcccggagcaaacaccaattattccggagctagccagctgaagagttccatcagccactcctgggctacaatcacctatccggacccgttttactgccgatccggAGCCCCGCCGGGcgttcacgactggactaccgacgttatctgcccgtgGGAGTTATTCAACcagcccctccgtcgcgacgtaacctgaacgcccatctgctaactgcggcctgctaatcgttagctgtcttgagcatatcggctgctatctgaataggtctatcggacaattttcttgggccactataactattttgccaattggattggtcccctctaccacatggaaccccactaatctaccgacagAAATGTACGAGGTGGCTAATAACagacctccatcttctgccagcttgctacccatggcccggctagctgtctgaatcgctgtgaccccaaccaacctcactactcactggacccttatgatcactcggctaagcatgcctctccttaatgtcaatatgccttgtccattgctgttctggttagtgtttattggcttatttcactgtagagcctcaagccctgctcattataccttatccaacctttcagttccaccacccacacatgcgatgacatcacctggtttcaatgtttctagagacaatatctctttcatcatcactcaatgcctaggtttacctccactctattcacatcctaccatacctttgtctgtacattataccttgaagctattttatcgcccccagaaacctgctccttttactctctgttccggacgtcctagacaaccaattctcatagcttttagtcgtacccttatcctactcctcctctgttcctctggcgatgttgaggtgaatccaggccctgcagtgcctagctccactcctattccccaggcgctctcttttgatgacttctgtaaccgtaatagccttggtttcatgcatgttaacattagaagcctcctccctaagtttgttttattcactgctttagcacactctgccaacctggatgtcctagccgtgtctgaatcctggcttaggaagaccaccaaaaactgaattctccatccctaactacaacattttcagacaagatagaacggccaaagggggtggtgttgcaatctactgcagagattgcctccagagttctgtcctactatccaggtctgtacccaaacaatttgaacttctacttttaaaaatccacatctctaaaaacaagtctctcaccgttgccgcttgctatagaccaccctctgcccccagctgtgctctggacaccatatgtgaactgattgccccccatctatcttcagagctcgtgctactaggtgacctaaactgggacatgcttaacaccccggcgatcactgcctcattgcctgcatccgtaatgggtcagcggtcaaacgacctccactcatcactgtcaaatgctccctgaaacacttcagcgggcaggcctttctaatcgacctggcccgggtatcctggaaggatattgacctcatcccgtcagtagaggatgcctggttattttttttaaatgccttcctcaccatcttaaataagcatgccccattcaagaaatttcgaaccaggaacagatatagcccttggttctctccagacctgactgcccttaaccaacacaaacacatcctgtggcattctgcattagcatcgaacagcccccgtgatatgcaacttttcagggaagttagaaaccaaatatacacaggcagttagaaaagccaaggctagctttttcaagcagaaatttgcttcctgcaacacaaactcaaaaaggttctgggacactgtaaagtccatggagaataagagcacctcctcccagctgcccattgcactgaggataggaaactctgtcaccaccgataaatccactataattgagaatttcaataagcatttttcttcggctggccatgctttccacctggctaccccaaccccggtcaacagctctgcaccccccacagcaactcacccaagccttccccatttctccttttcccaaatccagtcagctgatgttctgaaagggctgcaaaatctggacccctacaaatcagccgggctagacaatctagaccctttatttctaaaatgatctgccgaaattgttgcaaccccgattactagcctgttcaacctctctttcgtgtcgtctgagattcccaaagattggaaagcagctgcggtcatccccctcttcaaagggggggacactcttgacccaaactgctacagacctatatctatcctaccctgcctttctaaggtcttcgaaagccaagttaacaaatagATTACCGACCAtatcgaatcccactgtaccttctccgctatgcaatctggtttcagagctggtcatgggtgcacctcagccacgctcaagatcctaaacgatatcttaaccgccatcgataagaaacaatactgtgcagtgtattccttgacctggccaaggctttcgactctgtcaatcaccacgtcctcatcggcagactcaacagtcttggtttctcaaatgattgcctcgcctggttcaccaactacttctctgatagagttcagtgtgtcaaatcggagggcctgttgtccg
Proteins encoded in this region:
- the LOC106584657 gene encoding zinc finger protein OZF, producing the protein MSKLQQLNVFLNEQLKAVPLEISVVVKKTIAEYQEEISRLEQANARLRRLLDLVFKPEIKLHRLADLQRLTVSEEKVNSGQQEWSSDLGPVESDTEESTWNSFNIVTVENQRESDGDGNRESDGNRESLVDSDYQPPSEVKPESDNDESNSGKADGVEKRIPLSGSKRRRGRPRKEASELTDLKCDVCVKYFATASGLKRHLQLRHSEDRPYMCDTCGQCFALNRYLTRHMKIHTVERPHRCTVCGKRFFHKESLKNHMVNLHTGLIFKCDLCGKCLSTKGRLKLHRQNHTGEKSHPCKECDKAFYCESDLTKHTRTHTGEKPFQCKECGKCFGEKGSLTKHMMTHTQEKPHRCNECGRRFNLKGNLTVHMRTHTGEGVQCHLCGIYLKLAASLKRHLRTHRINIPND